A window from Theropithecus gelada isolate Dixy chromosome 1, Tgel_1.0, whole genome shotgun sequence encodes these proteins:
- the GGPS1 gene encoding geranylgeranyl pyrophosphate synthase, with product MEKTQETVQRILLEPYKYLLQLPGKQVRTKLSQAFNHWLKVPEDKLQIIIEVTEMLHNASLLIDDIEDNSKLRRGFPVAHSIYGIPSVINSANYVYFLGLEKVLTLDHPDAVKLFTRQLLELHQGQGLDIYWRDNYTCPTEEEYKAMVLQKTGGLFGLAVGLMQLFSDYKEDLKPLLNTLGLFFQIRDDYANLHSKEYSENKSFCEDLTEGKFSFPTIHAIWSRPESTQVQNILRQRTENIDIKKYCVHYLEDVGSFEYTRNTLRELESKAYKQIDARGGNPELVALIKHLSKMFKEENE from the exons gtAAACAAGTGAGAACCAAACTTTCACAGGCATTTAATCATTGGCTGAAAGTTCCAGAGGACAAGCTACAG atTATTATTGAAGTGACAGAAATGTTGCATAATGCCAGTTTACTCATCGATGATATTGAAGACAACTCAAAACTCCGACGTGGCTTTCCAGTGGCCCACAGCATCTATGGAATCCCGTCTGTCATCAATTCTGCAAATTACGTATATTTCCTTGGCTTGGAGAAAGTCTTAACCCTTGATCACCCAGATGCAGTGAAGCTTTTTACACGCCAGCTTTTGGAACTCCATCAGGGACAAGGTCTAGATATTTACTGGAGGGATAATTACACTTGTCCCACTGAAGAAGAATATAAAGCTATGGTGCTGCAGAAAACAGGTGGACTGTTTGGATTAGCAGTAGGTCTCATGCAGTTGTTCTCTGATTACAAGGAAGATTTAAAACCACTTCTTAATACACTTGGGCTCTTTTTCCAAATTAGGGATGATTATGCTAATCTGCACTCCAAAGAATATAGTGAAAACAAAAGTTTTTGTGAAGATCTAACAGAGGGAAAGTTCTCATTTCCTACTATTCATGCTATTTGGTCGAGGCCTGAAAGTACCCAGGTGCAGAATATCTTGCGCCAGAGAACAGAAAacatagatattaaaaaatactgtgtaCATTATCTTGAGGATGTAGGTTCTTTTGAATACACTCGTAATACTCTTAGAGAGCTTGAATCTAAAGCCTATAAACAGATTGACGCACGTGGTGGGAACCCTGAGCTAGTAGCCCTAATAAAGCACTTAAGTAAGatgttcaaagaagaaaatgaataa